One region of Candidatus Polarisedimenticolaceae bacterium genomic DNA includes:
- the lon gene encoding endopeptidase La: protein MTKPSAPGHEGEPRIPSELPVLPLRDMVVFPFIIAPLSVARDLSIQAVDHALSENRMILLVAQRDKDEEEPEREDLHDVGTVAVIMRMLKLPDERIRVLVQGVCRARVAEFTGTRPHLTAKIERLVDPPYDGTSIEKEALVRSVKRALERASGLGKNIPSEVMVIAGNLEDPGRLADLVASNLDLKVHEAQEVLELADPIERLKRVNDLVQREMSLLSMQREIDSMAKDEMDRSQREAYLRHQMKAIMSELGEGNDLGEEIERYRERARTLTLSAQAQEEVERQLKKLERMHPDAAEASTVRNYLDWVLGMPWGKTTKDNLDLEKARAILDEDHYGLEPVKDRILEYLAVRKLKKKSKGPILCFVGPPGVGKTSLGRSIARALGRQFVRLSLGGVKDEAEVRGHRRTYVGAMPGRIVQGIHQAGSANPVFMLDEVDKIGQDFRGDPSAALLEVLDPEQNGTFRDHYLGVPWDLSDVMFIANANLLDPIHPAFRDRMEVIRLSGYTEEEKLVIAERHIVPKQVEENGLKTSRIEFSDNALKALISGYTREAGLRNLERHVAAVCRKVARQVAEGRKGKVRVIASSLESFLGPAPATREDALATDQVGVATGLAWTEAGGDVLFVEATTMRGRGGLILTGQLGDVMKESAQAALSFARSHAHDLGLEPEYFESRDIHIHVPEGAIPKDGPSAGITIATAMVSAFMDRPIRRDLAMTGEITLRGNVLPVGGIKEKVLAARRSGIRTILLPEANRKNLEEIPKALRKDLRLEFVEDVRDVFRLAFREALELTGGKPAREPRPKRVPLQPAH, encoded by the coding sequence ATGACGAAGCCGAGCGCTCCCGGACACGAGGGCGAGCCCAGGATCCCGTCCGAGCTCCCGGTGCTCCCGCTCCGGGACATGGTCGTCTTCCCGTTCATCATCGCGCCGCTCTCGGTCGCGCGGGACCTCTCGATCCAAGCGGTCGATCACGCGCTTTCCGAGAACCGGATGATCCTTCTCGTCGCGCAGCGCGACAAGGACGAGGAAGAGCCGGAGCGCGAGGACCTTCACGACGTGGGGACGGTCGCCGTCATCATGCGGATGCTCAAGCTGCCCGACGAGCGGATCCGCGTCCTCGTCCAGGGGGTCTGCCGCGCGCGCGTCGCCGAGTTCACAGGCACGCGGCCGCACCTCACCGCCAAGATCGAGCGCCTCGTCGATCCGCCGTACGACGGCACGTCGATCGAGAAGGAGGCGCTCGTCCGCTCGGTCAAGCGCGCGCTGGAGCGCGCGAGCGGCCTCGGCAAGAACATCCCGTCCGAGGTCATGGTCATCGCGGGGAATCTCGAGGACCCCGGACGCCTCGCGGACCTCGTCGCCTCGAATCTCGATCTCAAGGTCCACGAGGCTCAGGAAGTCCTGGAGCTCGCCGACCCGATCGAGCGCTTGAAGCGCGTCAACGATCTCGTCCAGCGTGAGATGTCGCTCCTCTCGATGCAGCGCGAGATCGACTCGATGGCGAAGGACGAGATGGACCGGAGCCAGCGCGAGGCCTACCTCCGGCACCAGATGAAGGCGATCATGTCGGAGCTCGGCGAGGGCAACGACCTCGGCGAGGAGATCGAGCGGTACCGCGAGCGCGCCCGCACGCTGACGCTCTCCGCGCAGGCGCAAGAAGAGGTCGAGCGCCAGCTCAAGAAGCTCGAGCGCATGCACCCCGACGCCGCGGAGGCCTCGACCGTCCGGAACTACCTCGACTGGGTCCTCGGGATGCCGTGGGGCAAGACGACGAAGGACAACCTCGACCTCGAGAAGGCGCGCGCGATCCTGGACGAAGACCACTACGGTCTCGAGCCGGTCAAGGACCGCATCCTCGAGTACCTGGCGGTCCGGAAGCTCAAGAAGAAGAGCAAGGGGCCGATCCTCTGCTTCGTCGGACCGCCCGGCGTCGGCAAGACCTCGCTCGGCCGCTCGATCGCCCGCGCGCTGGGTCGGCAGTTCGTGCGTCTCTCGCTCGGCGGGGTCAAGGACGAGGCCGAGGTCCGCGGCCACCGCCGGACCTACGTCGGTGCGATGCCGGGCCGCATCGTCCAGGGAATTCACCAGGCGGGCTCCGCCAATCCGGTCTTCATGCTCGACGAGGTCGACAAGATCGGGCAGGACTTCCGCGGCGATCCCTCGGCGGCGCTCCTCGAGGTGCTCGACCCGGAGCAGAACGGGACGTTCCGCGATCACTACCTCGGCGTGCCGTGGGATCTCTCCGACGTCATGTTCATCGCGAACGCGAACCTGCTGGACCCGATCCACCCCGCGTTCCGCGACCGGATGGAGGTCATTCGCCTCTCGGGCTACACCGAGGAAGAGAAGCTCGTCATCGCGGAGCGGCACATCGTGCCGAAGCAGGTCGAGGAGAACGGCCTCAAGACGAGCCGGATCGAGTTCTCGGACAACGCGCTCAAGGCGCTCATCTCCGGGTACACGCGCGAGGCGGGCCTCAGGAATCTCGAGCGGCACGTCGCCGCGGTGTGCCGTAAGGTCGCGCGCCAGGTCGCCGAGGGCCGCAAGGGAAAGGTCCGCGTCATCGCCTCGAGCCTCGAATCGTTCCTGGGGCCGGCGCCCGCCACGCGCGAGGATGCGCTGGCCACGGACCAGGTCGGCGTCGCGACGGGCCTCGCCTGGACCGAGGCCGGCGGCGACGTCCTCTTCGTCGAGGCGACGACGATGCGCGGCCGCGGCGGCCTGATCCTCACCGGCCAGCTCGGCGACGTCATGAAGGAGTCCGCTCAGGCGGCGCTCTCGTTCGCACGCTCCCACGCGCACGATCTCGGCCTCGAGCCGGAGTACTTCGAGAGCCGTGACATCCACATCCACGTCCCCGAGGGGGCGATCCCCAAGGACGGGCCGTCCGCCGGCATCACGATCGCGACCGCGATGGTCTCGGCCTTCATGGACCGTCCGATCCGCCGCGATCTCGCGATGACGGGGGAGATCACCCTGCGCGGAAACGTGCTCCCGGTCGGTGGCATCAAGGAGAAGGTCCTCGCGGCCCGCCGGTCGGGGATCCGGACGATCCTGCTCCCCGAGGCGAACCGCAAAAACCTCGAAGAGATCCCGAAAGCCCTCCGGAAGGACCTGAGGCTCGAATTCGTCGAGGATGTCCGGGACGTCTTCCGGCTCGCCTTCCGGGAGGCGCTCGAGCTGACCGGCGGCAAGCCCGCCCGCGAGCCGCGGCCCAAGCGGGTCCCCCTGCAACCCGCCCACTGA
- a CDS encoding Hsp20/alpha crystallin family protein has product MTKGLGSMLEAARIQSEINRLFDNLLTLDDGRESGSWMPMADIVETEDALVLTVELPGVAKDDLSVSTNGGDLILKGEKGKPGPSGPARFLVAERAYGRFRRVIHLGVPVNTHKAEASLADGTLRIRFPKVANRRGEEVAIDVRTS; this is encoded by the coding sequence ATGACGAAGGGATTGGGATCGATGCTCGAGGCGGCGCGGATCCAGAGCGAGATCAACCGCCTATTCGACAACTTGCTCACGCTCGACGACGGACGCGAGAGCGGGAGCTGGATGCCGATGGCGGACATCGTCGAGACCGAGGACGCGCTCGTCCTCACCGTCGAGCTCCCGGGTGTCGCCAAGGATGACCTGAGCGTCTCGACGAACGGCGGCGACCTGATCCTGAAAGGCGAGAAGGGCAAGCCGGGGCCGAGCGGTCCCGCGCGCTTCCTCGTCGCGGAGCGTGCCTACGGGAGGTTCCGGCGCGTGATCCATCTCGGCGTTCCCGTCAACACGCACAAGGCGGAGGCGTCGCTCGCCGACGGCACGCTCCGGATCCGCTTCCCCAAGGTCGCCAATCGCCGCGGCGAAGAGGTCGCGATCGACGTGAGGACGTCATGA